A stretch of the Archangium violaceum genome encodes the following:
- a CDS encoding NYN domain-containing protein, translating into MLSARPPAASYVLIDAENVDWAVSNVVGRKPEAQDRMQFDRLVAFCESHFPSPVRCVVVLNAKGEQLPDVMLGFVRALKTAGCDVALLYGRPDQKVVDLGILKLLEAIRTQRRGAAVALASHDGADFAEALRGLLEEKRQVALLGLREYMSQRFRELVPAGLEILDLELDAKVFQRPLPRLLPVRVDEFDPSLFL; encoded by the coding sequence ATGCTCTCCGCACGCCCTCCCGCAGCCTCCTATGTGCTCATCGACGCCGAGAACGTCGACTGGGCCGTGTCCAATGTCGTGGGCCGTAAGCCCGAGGCCCAGGACCGAATGCAGTTCGATCGACTGGTGGCCTTCTGTGAGAGCCACTTCCCGTCCCCGGTGCGCTGCGTGGTGGTGCTGAACGCGAAGGGCGAGCAACTGCCGGACGTGATGCTCGGCTTCGTGCGGGCCCTGAAGACAGCGGGCTGTGACGTGGCGCTGCTCTACGGACGGCCGGACCAGAAGGTGGTGGACCTGGGCATCCTGAAGCTCCTGGAGGCCATCCGCACGCAGCGCCGGGGGGCCGCGGTCGCGCTGGCGAGCCACGACGGGGCCGACTTCGCGGAGGCGCTGCGCGGGCTGCTCGAGGAGAAGCGGCAGGTGGCGCTGCTGGGGTTGCGCGAGTACATGAGTCAGCGGTTCCGCGAGCTCGTCCCGGCCGGGCTGGAGATCCTCGATCTCGAGCTGGACGCGAAGGTGTTCCAGAGACCCCTGCCGCGCCTGCTGCCGGTTCGCGTGGACGAGTTCGATCCCTCGTTGTTCCTGTAG